In the Malania oleifera isolate guangnan ecotype guangnan chromosome 1, ASM2987363v1, whole genome shotgun sequence genome, one interval contains:
- the LOC131160057 gene encoding uncharacterized protein LOC131160057 isoform X1, which yields MSMAKFVAVMLLTPLSFSILQSTDLAAHGHGSHHYNMNAHHNARGGAARRSTISHACSSVRSAAGSACACPRGIMGTKLYALATTTGRPSEEDPNVLELARLVPYLNYIYSTAVLSFFP from the exons ATGTCCATGGCCAAGTTCGTCGCTGTCATGCTTTTAACTCCCCTCTCATTCTCCATCCTCCAATCAACG GATTTGGCAGCACATGGTCATGGCAGTCACCACTATAACATG AATGCCCATCACAATGCACGAGGAGGTGCAGCCAGACGCAGTACCATAAGCCATGCATGTTCTTCTGTGAGAAGTGCTGCAGGAAGTGCCTGTGCGTGCCCCCGGGGTATTATGGGAACAAAGCTGTATGCCCTTGCTACGACAACTGGAAGACCAAGCGAGGAGGACCCAAATGTCCTTGAGCTAGCTAGGCTAGTACCATatcttaattatatatatagcACTGCAGTGCTTTCCTTTTTCCCCTGA
- the LOC131160057 gene encoding gibberellin-regulated protein 6-like isoform X2: MSMAKFVAVMLLTPLSFSILQSTDLAAHGHGSHHYNMNKYGPGSVKSSQCPSQCTRRCSQTQYHKPCMFFCEKCCRKCLCVPPGYYGNKAVCPCYDNWKTKRGGPKCP, translated from the exons ATGTCCATGGCCAAGTTCGTCGCTGTCATGCTTTTAACTCCCCTCTCATTCTCCATCCTCCAATCAACG GATTTGGCAGCACATGGTCATGGCAGTCACCACTATAACATG AACAAGTATGGTCCGGGGAGTGTGAAGAGTTCTC AATGCCCATCACAATGCACGAGGAGGTGCAGCCAGACGCAGTACCATAAGCCATGCATGTTCTTCTGTGAGAAGTGCTGCAGGAAGTGCCTGTGCGTGCCCCCGGGGTATTATGGGAACAAAGCTGTATGCCCTTGCTACGACAACTGGAAGACCAAGCGAGGAGGACCCAAATGTCCTTGA